The Gopherus evgoodei ecotype Sinaloan lineage chromosome 4, rGopEvg1_v1.p, whole genome shotgun sequence nucleotide sequence GTGTCCACAGGCATCTGGTCCTTGTTTATTCTACAACAAGGAGTCCAACTGGGGCCATCTTTGATAGTGTTTTTGTGATATGAATGCTTGTCCAAAGAGGAACTGGACTGGGACCACCAATACCTTTCCCTTAGACTACCTATTAGCCATTAGATAACGATTTTCAGTCACCGACAATTTAGTGTTGATTCTGCACTGGGTTCTGCCTGGATAGACTCTTGTGCCTGCAtggaaccccactgaagtcagtggggtccACTGTAGGTGCCAGGGTTCACTTGCATGGAGTTAATTGCATTATCATGACCTAGACTAGTACTAGAACTGATTACTAGTTCCCAGCTGTTTCTATACCTGTGAGCCATCAAGTTCTTCACTGTTTCTCTATCTCCTTTTGCCACTGTGTGATGGAAGATGAAGAGTAAGCTCTTGTGACTCAGCTATTTGAGTGGGTGGTGTCTAGCCAGTGTTTGACTGAGATAATGCTCCCCCTTATATCCTCCCTTTATTccgggttttttaaatattttttctgcacacacacacacacacaaagaaaagaaaactttgCTGCGAGGCTGCTGCACAGGAGACGAGTAAAAGGCAGAGAGATGACAGAAAATGACAGGGGCACAAATGTAAGTGAATATATCCACTGGTGGGGCTTTTTTTAGtagaaaatatgtttttatatacataaatatattaaaaggacACAACTACTAGAGCATGGGCCCTCCTGTAACCAAATTATGACCCATCCAGGATCTCTTCCTGCTACCTCCTTCTGGATCCCTGAGTAGGTTTCAGGCATACCATGTGTTCCATCTCAGCTAGGAAATGACCTGTGAATGATCAGACCTCTGGCTGTATTCAGGGTACCATGGAAGAATTTGTAAGTGCTAAAACCGCATGGAAGCCAGGGGTacacttacattttttctttatttagtaTCATACATACAGTATggggctttgcaaacattaagtaGTTAATCTTCACAGCCCACTTTTCAGATTGTAAAGTGTTATTATTTAATTTTACTGTTTCTCACTAAAGAAAGCAATGtgttggtggggaggaggagacatATTCTCCACTACTTTGTCTAGTCTAATTTTAAATATCTCAAGGGAGTCTGCCACTTCCCCTGTGGTACTCCACAGTCTAATACATCTCACCCTTTGACACTTTTCCTCTGGTGAGTAACCTAAATTTACTTGCCTGGGTTGCTGTTGAGTTCCCCCAAGGAATAATTGTACATTTAATAAAAGTGTAGATTCTCtagtcatttctattttttttaattattaaaaaaaataagcaggGTTCTATAATTCTCGGTGAGATTAGAAGGCATTTGAGCATAAATGTCACTCTCAGGGGGAGGGTCTAACTTGGTGTTATATTGAAACTGTAAGGAGAACAGGAAATTACATAAATTGAAATGAAGAAGGAAACTTTAGGCAGAATATTAGGAGAAGTTTTCTAACCATGATATCTATTAACATATGGAATAGTCTTTGGATGGAACTCCATAGAGAATGGTCCACATGCTGTCGTTTAGGACATTTTAAACCAAAGTAACCTAGAAAAAGCGTTGGAGTCATAGTAAACAATTTTTTACTATGGTACAATCACTATAgtgtctcacaatctttaatgtatttaggcTCACCACCatcttgtgaggtagggaagtactgttattcttatttttacacatggacaaatgaggcacagaaaaactgagcaacttgcccaaggttacataggAAGCCTGTAGCATAGCAAAGGCTTGAGTCCAGATCTTTAAGAATCTAAGTCAGCATCCTAATCACttggccatccttcctctcaacaGTCTTCCAATAGCCCCAGAGGAATGTgctagagcagtgatactcagacctcaacattacccaaaagaaccacagtagtgtgaattaattgtttcatttactatatattattctcacagcaaaataactgaccaagtattattattatatcaACTACAAtaggttaataacatagtaaaagcatcctaaTTGGTCAATAACTTagattaataattaaatcacacactgttttaatatcatgtgctacAAAGAACCACAGGATACACATTAAAGAGCCTCTTGTGATTCATGatcctcagtctgagtatcactgtgtGAGAAAAATCTGTTATCTCTAGTTTGTATGCTCATGAAAATGAGCAAACATTTGGTGATTTGCAGATTTGCTCTTTTTTTAACATTTAGTTATCCAACAGATCTAATTTTTCATATTGTCCAACCAgatctatttaaaacaaaaaacatgtgatatacagtagaacctcagagttatgaccACCAGAGTTTCGAATTGACCAGTCAACATATACCTCATTCGGAAACTGGAAGTTCACGATCAGGCAccaacagagacaaaaaaaaaaaaaaggcaaatacagtactatgttaaatataaactaaaagcagcatttttcttctgcacagtaaagtttcaaagctgtattaagtcaatgttcagttataaacttttgaaagaagaaTCCATAATGTTGTGTTCacagttacgaacatttcagagttatgaacaacctcttccattcctgaggtgttcataactctgaagttcaACTGTAGCAAATTACATTTGAATGGAAGCTGCTTCATTATGAACAAAAGATCATGCAAACTGCCACAAAGGTCTGATTTTTAATAGGCTTGGTACTATGTCAGTAGAGCTACCAAGTCAGTAATGTTagaacctgtagaactcattgccaggcaatgttgtgaaggccaaaagaataactgggttcaaaaagaattagataagttcatgaaagGTAGGTCCATCCATCACTACTGACCCAGATGATCAGGGTTGGCAATAAtcccgtgctctgggtgtccctaaatctctgattgccagaagctgggattggacaacaggggatgaattactcgttaattgccctgttctgctcattccctttgaagcatctggcactggccactgtcagaaaacaggatactgagctagaacattggtctgatccagtatggcagtttttatattttattatcaaCTCCCTCAGCTCTTTTCAGTGCTCTCTCCTTGGACTGAAGCCTGATAAATCCTAAATGCTTATTTGTGCAGAGCTCCTGGTGACTTTAATTGGAGTTTTGATTGAAAAGTCTGGCAAGATTTAGTCTTTTGACTCTGTTGTTAGTTTTAACCGTGCACTGAGcttgaaaaataaagcaaatgaTGAAAATTGCTAATAGcataatacttagctcttttaTCGCATCGTCTATCTGAGGTTCTCAAAAAAATTTACACAAGTAAATGAGTACAACTATATACTACTTATGTATTTATAgcacttcacattttcaaaatattttatgaaCATTAGCTCACAAAACATCCCTGTGAGATAGAGAAGTACTATCCCAATTCTAATCCTCTGTATTAACCACTTATTCTATTAAAATTGTTACTAACCCCTAAAACAGATCAGGAGGCTGTTGGAGTTAGTAAAGGTAGAATTGATTTGCAGCTGTTTAGTTTTCAAGAATATTTGTAGCCAGGATAAAGAAAGAATTtttatagttattttttaaaaaatggcagtgGTTTAAAAGTACTTAGTGGTTTGCATTGTTAGAATAAGTCCCAGGGGAAATTTATTGGTGAATAGAAGGCTGATGAGATGAAAGAAATGTATAATAAATGCAGTTTATTACATGGTTCTGCAGTTTATCATGAAGGTTGCAAATCTAGAGATCAATAATagttattttttccccactagATGGAGCGGTATGTTGGTGAAATCAAAGGAGGACTGAAACCAGCCATGAAAATCACAATTATTGGGGTCATATGTTCCAACCCCAAGAGGTAGGGTGAGGAGCTGTTCAGTTGGTTATTTCACATACAGGAGTATCTGCCATCTAGGCTGGCCATAAGCACAAGAGCTCTGTTGAGGGCCTGCATTTTTTTTGAGTTTGGAGGGGAAGCTGTACAGGCTTATAATCGTGGGCCCCAACTTAATCtctttctttttgcagtgagattgATGTGGGGGAGACAACTGATAGCCCAGTCTCTCTAAAAATGTGGTAAAGAGATTGGGCAAGCAACAGACCTTCTACTACTTGTTTCTGTGATATAAACTACTTGGTGTGTATGTGCAGGCTTTCCCTCTGTTGGACAGTATCAGACTCAACCGAGGGTCTGAGATTATGATGCCTACAAGTGTTGAAGGTCTACAAAGACATCATTTAGTTTTGCACAAGTGGTAGAATCCAGTGGTTTCAGGCATAAAAACCTCTGGTCTGTAGTTGTGTGCGGTTTAGATGGCATCTATAGTCATTTACAGCTATGGATTCTGATACAGTCTGGGGGCAGCCCCAGGGACCGCCCAAATAGTGGCCATTGCAGCTGAACCCAGGGACTGTCTAAGCAGCATCGGTCCCGGGTGCAGCCGGAGCAGCGGGCCATCAGGGGCAGTCAAACTCCAGTGCTTAAGCAGGTGCCCCCCAGAGCTGCGGGGCTCAGGAGACGAGATATAATAATgggtatttatagtaaaagtcatagacaggtcacagaccatgaattttggtttattgcccgtgacttgTGCATGAGTTTTACTAATAatatccatgactaaatcttatCCTTATCCATGGGGTATGTCCTTGAACAGAGTTAGCAGTAGATGTCTGCTCAGCCACAGCCACCAGCTGAGGGGGAAAATTCAGCAAAATCCTGAGGGCTGCTAGGACCTAGCTGGGAACAAGGCAAGGGGAAGTATGAAACAActtgctccctctccctccttctggAGCCACAGCCCTGTTCCCCCGCTGCTCCAGATTCATGGATTTTTTAAGGTGAGAATGGACCACTACAGacactagtctgacctcctgtgtagcaTAGGTCATAGAACTTCTCCTAATGATTCCTGAATTGAGCATTTGCTGGCACTTTACACAGGTGTACATTACTACACAAGGGCTacggcagtggagaatcaggctacCTGTGACTCAGAATTTACACTTTGCCTGCATCATTGATGATTCAGGGATGAATCACTAGATAGGAAACTACACAAATGTTGAGACAGATATTGTAACCACAGTcaatatctttggggaccatattgtattaagtttatgaatGGCTTTTGTATCACTGTGGACTAGGGATTGTACGCAACTCCAGAGCGGAGGGTTACCACAGCCCCCAGGGGGTTGATTAGTGTGACTCACTGAGGTTTTAAACAGCTGCAGGTACCACCCCCTAGGGAGATTTGTATATTCTGattcaaactgggttttccagagaccaacagacaaagaaagggcttttgataTGAAAAGGCTGGGTTTAGACTGACTGTAGGCCAGTAAATGGACACACCCTTTTGCCTAAGAGGGGCTCCAAACATTGTGGAAGGGTTAGAAAGACTTTAGCCTACTAGGGCCCCCCTTAGACTAATAGTTAAATGTGTGtagaaacttttatttaaatgtttcccCTGTGCTTGAACTGTGTGGTAACGTGTAATTGCTGGTAATATACTGTTCATAGCCCTGGGTGAGAAAGCAACGCACAGCAGCTAGCCATTGGGTGGGCTTGCTGGGGATTTCACAGAGTACGAgaaggagctgtgcagccttaaaaccccaggcaggagggagagggatgaGGGTATCTGCCCAAGAGAGATAATAGCTGGGAAGCCTGAAACCTTAAGTTGATGCCCTCCAGGAAGCCTCAAAGGGGAATAAAGGTGCAGTTAACTCTGAAACTGTGACAAACTATCTAGTATAGACACTCCAGTTATTCCTTTTGTTGTTATATGATTTGCAATCCATGTAAAGGAAATCTGACACTAGAGAGCTCACTCCTTTCTTCCCTtctcaaagcaaaataaaacagaaaaacagtCTCCACTGATCACGTAGTAGAAGTATTTATAGGGTGCCATTACATTGGACATAACTGCAATATCACTGTCACATCCTAAGACAAGTCACTAGTTGATACCTTACAACTCAATGTTAAGGTAAACTATAGTAACCAACATTGCTGAATGTGGCCAGGTTGGCTTGAGCTCTGAATAAAACTGGCTAACCACTCCCAAAATTAAAAACCTGAAATAGATTCTTTCAGGGCGAGTCTGCTTTAGTTATTCCAAAGAATTGCTGAGGAACATCATTTCAGGATATTACAACCACTAGGCCATTAAAACATGGCCATATGCCACACTAAGTGATTTGGGATGGATGCTGTATGTCCTTATGTGCATCTGACACTCCAACCATGTTCTGGTAGTTTGCTGAAAGTCCTGTTCATGATCACTGACTTGATCCTTACAGCTTTGCGGTGACTCTGCTCTGTGACTCCATGGATGCAAGCAAGGATATTGGGTTGTTACTTGCAGTCAACTTCAGTGAGAAATCCATCACTCGGAATGCACAGATTGCTGGGaaatggggaagagaggagaagaaCATTCCCTACTTCCCATTCACAGCAGGGGACACATTTAAGGTATTCTTGTTAGTTATCAGGGGTGTAGTGGGAGAGACACTAGAGCGAGGGACCAGCTCAGTACACACAGTGAATTTTATACAGTTGAAAGAtgccagattgacagccctgAAGAGTTAAGTCTTATTTATCCACCAAACTAGTACAGCATGGGGAgcggcagtgcaagcttcccacaACACCTCCTGACTTGGAGGAACCATCTCTATAGGCAAATTCTTTTTCCTGTTCATTGAGGATAATTTGCTGTAAGAGCTTTTCAGCAGAAAGAAGATGTTACTTGCAGGAGACGTAGAGAAACTAGACAGACCTTACACTCCAGTTTGTACAGCACTTGGGGTTCCGAAGTCCAGGCTACTGAAATAGACAGCCCCTGGTGCTGGCCTCTAATTCCCCCTTTGCCCTTTCTCCTTTGCAGATGGAGCTCTTCTGTGAGCACCAGCAGATCCGTGTCCTGCTGGATGGACGGCAGCTCTGTTATTTCACTCACCGTGTTCAGCCCCTGCACTTGGTAACAGCTTTACAAATCTCAGGGGACATCAAGCTTACCAAGGTGGCTTGAAAAATGGACCCCACATCACCAATGAACTAAGACATATGTACTTTCCCATGTACATAAAAgtgttttctctttccttcttgaGATTTTAAATGTGGACTTTGGGTTTGTTTGCTGACAAGTTTGAAATGTCTGCTTTTTCTCACAGAGCCTGAAGAGCTGCAGTGACAGGGTTAATTCAAGCACATGAGGCTCTTTGCAAAGCCATTCCGTTCGGCCTTCCAGACTGCAAAGCCTTTGATTCAGACAGTGTGCAGCCTTCTCTATCCTCATTGGCTCTAAATTGTTCTGTCATGCCACCTGGAGGGGCTGAGTCACCTGAGGATGGGTGGAGGTTATGTCACATATATAAAAGTAGAGAGTGGAATTTAGGTGTAGTGGAAGGCAATCTGTTAAATAGGTGAGGAAACCTGTGGTGTGCCCCAGCAAGGTCCATGTTAGAGGACGAGACACCCTATTACCCTGGTCTATGATCAGAGTGCTCAGCAGTCCACACAAGCACGTTGTGCCTCACACCTTGAAGCAGTGAATGGCCCACTAGCATTTCCAACTGTCTGTAGTGGGTAGAGCCCTCATGAACTGGGAGCTCTGTAGAGCTGCAGGTTTGGCAGTCTTGTCTTAACTGGCCCTGTGCAGCAACATCTGTACCTACATCTGCATCATTTGTTCCTATATCCAGCCAAATCTGTCCATTTACCAGCAAACCTCTTTATCTGCtttacaaaataaacatttgaacCATCTTAATGTTGTGCTGATCATTTGCCCTGGTAGGTTTAGAAAAGTCTCCAAATATGTGCTTGTTAttattatacatatatacactATACTGCGTACTCGATGTTTTGCAAatagtgaaaaataaatacattcctTTCCAATGAGTTTCAATCTACATGTCTCAGGCTTCCATCCTTCTTCTGTGAAACGCTCCCTTAAAGACAATGGGCCAGCTTCTCATCTGAATTACCATGGTatgaatctggagtaactcccctAAAGCTGGTAGCCTGAAGACACAAGTAGCAGGGACAACTCAGCATATGACTGGTGATGATGATGCTGACACTGCTCCCGACGTGGGTCTTCTTCCCTGGCTCCTCTTCTCATTCCTTCCACACATCCTCAtgtaggggcggctctagccatttcaccgccccaagcatggcggcacgtcgcggggggcgctctgccagtcaccagtCCCGCAGCTCCGCTGGACCTCTCGCagatgtgcctgcggagggtccactggtcctgcggctccggtggacctcccacaggcgtgcctgcagatgctccactgaagccgcaggagcagcggatcctccacaggcacgcctgcgggaggtctgctggagccgcctgccgccctcccggtgactggcagagcgccccccgcggcgtgccgccccaagcacacacttggcgtgcagGGGCCTGGAGTTGCCCCTGTCCTCGTGCACATTACCAACCAAAGgcctctgcctctctgtgggccTTTTTGTGTACTGCAGTCCCAAAATGTGCATCTATACAAATTTCAGGTAATTAATGAATGGCTGTAATCGGGGCTGGTTCTAGGGCTGAGTGAGCAAGGCAATTGCCCTGGACCCAACTTCCAGGGAGTGCAAACTGTTGTGTGGGTtggcttctgtttgttttctcccctctctctctgcgCCTGATTGGCCAgctttccacactccccacacACTTGGGCACATGGGGTGAGAGGTGGCAGGGGGCACCAAAACCGTTTTTCTCCTAGCAAAGTGGCTAGGGCCACTAATGGTTGTAATAGAGGAAAAAGGGCAAATCCTCTCTGAAGAGAGGGGATTTTTTCAGTGTATAGCTTGGTGAACAGAAAACTTCAACTCAAGGAGGGATGGGCCTGTGGTTAAAGTACTGCAATGAGACTTAAGAGACATGGGctccatttctggctctgccatcaAAGTTCCTGTGAGAGTTAGTGGAAGGCATGTACTACAGTATTTTCAAAGAGCTTCTTTTGGGCACTGCAGAAAAAAAGGCTGCTAGCTATGGGTGTTcagaaaacaaggagaattttCTAAAATAATATGGGCAGTCTATGTTCTTTGAAAATATGTTTTCAGTATTAAGCATGCTCCTAAATAAGGGGTTCTCAGCACCTAGGTGATGGGGTGGTCCCCAGTAGGGAAAATGAGGTGCTGGTATGCCCTGAGGGGAAAATGTTCAGAAGGCACAAAATGGCTGTTGGGCActtgtcaatgggacttaagagcCTATTTTCTATTCATGCCTTTGAAAACCTCCCTGAAAGTCAACAAGCCAGCCTTCCTACTTTTAAGTGAGTCTTTCCACATGAAGGGTTTTGTGAATTATGTTGGGGAAATTATTCCATAACAATGCTATTGTGGCACAGTGGGAGATGTTTGGGATTGTGGGTGAAATCTGAGTaaaatttctgtttgtttcttgggTGAAGTACCATTGTTTCCCACCTCTCAGTCTGACCTCTGGAAAAGATCATGTGAAAAGAGTGAAGCTGTTTCAATTACCCCATTACTAGATTTAATATGATTAAGGTTCACGTTTACTAGAAAAGTGCAAAATTTATTGGTTTGAAGTAGAAACAACAGTAACTAGGATTAAATGATTAG carries:
- the LOC115650209 gene encoding galectin-related protein A-like, translated to MTENDRGTNMERYVGEIKGGLKPAMKITIIGVICSNPKSFAVTLLCDSMDASKDIGLLLAVNFSEKSITRNAQIAGKWGREEKNIPYFPFTAGDTFKMELFCEHQQIRVLLDGRQLCYFTHRVQPLHLVTALQISGDIKLTKVA